In Ignavibacteriales bacterium, the following are encoded in one genomic region:
- the rpsA gene encoding 30S ribosomal protein S1 — protein MTEEDIIEKKTDDQPKDTPLRDEIKTTKFKTTDYDDAEYQEMLELYEKTFNQIKENELVKGRIVAINGDDVLIDIGSKSDGRVSVNEFSDQSELEIGREIEIFLEKIEDKEGQLILSKKKADSIKMWDRIVSIHENSEIIKGKCVRRIKGGFIVDLNGLTAFLPGSQIDTKPIRDYDDYVGKVLEFKIIKINNQIENIIVSHKVLIEEAMAGQREKLLDTIEKGMTLKATVKAITDFGVFVDLGGLDGLIHITDLSWGRINHPSDIVNLDQDIEVYVLEFDREKERVYLGLKQLQKHPWENIATKYKISDKVSGKVVSLTDYGAFIEIEKGIEGLIHISEMSWTQHITNPSQMVTMGQMVDAQILNIDIENRKLSLGMKQLTPNPWQSLLEKFPVGTKHKGRVCNITDFGVFVELEEGVDGLVHISDLSWTKKILDVNEFVKMGEELEVVILGVDVANQRISLGRKQLEDNPWDKMEDKYKIGTETEVKVVKPIEKGIIVELPDVIDSFIPASQLSTGPVRNFGELYKPGDKLNAEVIEFDKNNKKIVLSVIEYLKDKEQSDIDAYIDRFKLPKKFSVQDVQEKTRSFEEEQVDFRIEDIIGEDVPEVNHPPKEEVKPEAKPKAKEEPKKEEPKAEVKDEAPIEEKAEEKTEVKAEEKTEEKAEEKTEEPVEENKSEEQK, from the coding sequence TTGACAGAAGAAGATATTATCGAAAAGAAAACAGACGACCAACCGAAGGACACACCATTACGAGACGAAATCAAAACAACTAAATTTAAAACTACAGATTACGACGACGCAGAGTACCAGGAAATGCTGGAGCTCTACGAAAAGACCTTTAACCAGATAAAGGAGAACGAACTGGTAAAGGGCAGGATCGTTGCCATCAATGGCGATGACGTGCTTATCGACATCGGCTCCAAATCGGACGGACGGGTTTCTGTGAACGAATTTTCCGACCAGAGTGAGCTGGAGATCGGACGCGAGATAGAGATATTCCTCGAAAAGATCGAAGACAAAGAAGGACAGCTGATCCTATCCAAGAAGAAAGCCGACTCTATTAAGATGTGGGACAGGATAGTAAGCATCCACGAGAACAGCGAGATCATAAAAGGAAAATGCGTAAGGAGAATCAAGGGCGGATTTATTGTCGACCTTAACGGTCTGACAGCATTCCTGCCGGGTTCACAGATCGACACAAAGCCAATCAGGGATTATGATGATTACGTTGGAAAGGTGCTCGAATTTAAGATCATCAAGATAAACAACCAGATCGAGAATATAATAGTATCGCATAAGGTTCTCATCGAAGAAGCGATGGCAGGTCAGAGAGAGAAGCTCCTCGATACAATCGAGAAGGGCATGACTCTCAAAGCTACCGTAAAAGCAATTACGGACTTTGGCGTATTCGTAGACCTTGGAGGACTCGACGGTCTTATCCACATAACCGACCTCTCATGGGGCAGGATAAACCACCCGAGCGATATAGTAAATCTCGACCAGGACATAGAGGTTTATGTACTGGAATTCGACAGGGAAAAAGAAAGAGTATATCTCGGGCTTAAACAGCTTCAAAAACATCCGTGGGAAAACATCGCAACCAAGTATAAGATCAGCGACAAGGTTTCCGGAAAGGTTGTTTCGCTCACAGACTACGGCGCATTCATAGAAATAGAAAAAGGTATCGAAGGTCTGATACACATCAGCGAAATGTCATGGACACAGCACATCACCAACCCAAGCCAGATGGTAACAATGGGGCAAATGGTCGATGCGCAGATACTGAACATAGACATCGAGAACAGGAAACTTTCTCTCGGTATGAAGCAATTGACTCCTAATCCGTGGCAGAGCCTGCTGGAGAAATTCCCGGTCGGCACAAAGCACAAGGGCAGAGTCTGCAACATCACCGACTTCGGCGTATTCGTCGAGCTGGAGGAAGGCGTGGACGGACTGGTTCACATTTCCGACCTCTCATGGACAAAGAAGATACTCGACGTGAACGAATTCGTAAAGATGGGTGAAGAGCTCGAAGTCGTTATTCTCGGTGTGGATGTTGCTAACCAGAGAATATCGCTCGGCAGGAAGCAATTAGAAGACAACCCATGGGATAAGATGGAAGATAAGTACAAGATAGGAACTGAAACGGAAGTAAAAGTTGTAAAGCCTATAGAAAAAGGTATCATCGTGGAGCTTCCCGATGTAATAGACTCATTCATCCCGGCTTCACAGCTCTCGACAGGTCCTGTGAGAAACTTCGGCGAGCTTTACAAACCCGGAGACAAGCTGAACGCGGAAGTGATCGAGTTCGACAAGAACAATAAGAAGATAGTTCTCTCGGTCATCGAATACCTGAAAGACAAGGAACAGTCCGATATCGACGCATATATAGATAGATTCAAACTGCCTAAGAAGTTCTCCGTACAGGACGTACAGGAAAAGACAAGGAGCTTCGAAGAAGAGCAGGTTGATTTTAGAATAGAAGACATAATCGGCGAGGACGTACCGGAAGTAAATCATCCTCCGAAAGAAGAAGTAAAGCCTGAAGCTAAACCTAAAGCAAAGGAAGAACCAAAGAAGGAAGAGCCTAAAGCCGAGGTTAAGGACGAAGCACCTATAGAGGAAAAAGCCGAGGAAAAGACTGAAGTAAAAGCTGAGGAGAAAACTGAAGAAAAGGCAGAGGAGAAGACTGAGGAACCTGTCGAAGAGAACAAGAGCGAAGAGCAAAAGTAA
- the queA gene encoding tRNA preQ1(34) S-adenosylmethionine ribosyltransferase-isomerase QueA, which produces MKLSQFKYPVPKNLISKMPKSPRDAARMMILDRDKQTIDEAKFKSIVSYFKEGDVLVLNDSKIFPARLFGTKEKTRAKIEVFLLRQLSEDENIWDVVVDPARKVRIGNRIFFNKTLYCEVIDNTTSRGRIVRFNYKGDFRKYIEKLGKMPLPPYIKREATEKDKKTFQTVYAKNVGSVAPPSAGFHFTKEMLNRIKKKKVHIVTLTLHIGLGTYRWVEVEDLSKHRMDSEYYEIPKETAEAINNAIGRKKKIYAVGTSVVKALESSVITGKSVRAGKGWTDKFIHPPQQVRVVDGLITNFQLPQSTQLMLVCAFGDRDFVMKAYKKAIKDKYRFYDYGDAMFIH; this is translated from the coding sequence ATGAAACTTTCACAGTTTAAGTACCCAGTACCAAAGAACCTTATTTCGAAAATGCCGAAGTCACCGCGCGACGCAGCGAGGATGATGATACTCGACAGGGACAAACAGACAATCGACGAAGCGAAGTTTAAGAGCATAGTCAGCTACTTCAAAGAAGGCGACGTGCTGGTGCTGAACGATTCCAAGATCTTCCCGGCGAGATTATTTGGTACTAAGGAAAAAACACGCGCTAAGATCGAAGTGTTCCTCCTGCGCCAGCTCTCCGAAGACGAGAACATCTGGGACGTGGTCGTGGACCCGGCGCGTAAGGTGCGTATCGGTAACAGGATATTCTTTAATAAGACGCTGTATTGCGAGGTGATAGATAATACTACTTCACGAGGCAGGATAGTCCGCTTCAATTATAAAGGTGACTTCCGCAAGTATATAGAGAAGCTCGGCAAGATGCCTCTTCCTCCGTACATAAAACGCGAAGCGACAGAGAAAGATAAGAAGACATTCCAGACGGTGTATGCAAAGAACGTGGGTTCGGTTGCGCCTCCGTCGGCAGGATTCCACTTCACAAAGGAAATGCTCAACCGCATTAAGAAGAAGAAAGTCCACATTGTTACTCTTACTCTTCACATTGGACTGGGAACGTACAGATGGGTCGAGGTCGAGGACCTCTCCAAACACCGCATGGACTCGGAATATTACGAGATACCGAAAGAGACTGCCGAAGCCATTAACAATGCGATTGGCAGAAAGAAAAAGATATACGCCGTCGGCACGTCGGTTGTGAAAGCTCTCGAATCAAGCGTGATCACCGGTAAGAGCGTCCGCGCCGGAAAGGGCTGGACGGACAAGTTCATACACCCGCCTCAGCAGGTGAGAGTAGTGGACGGGCTTATCACTAACTTCCAGCTCCCGCAGAGCACACAGCTTATGCTTGTATGCGCGTTCGGGGACAGGGATTTTGTAATGAAGGCTTATAAGAAAGCGATCAAGGACAAGTACCGCTTCTACGACTACGGCGACGCAATGTTCATTCATTGA
- the ispD gene encoding 2-C-methyl-D-erythritol 4-phosphate cytidylyltransferase yields MQYKVIIPASGMGSRFGGKTPKQFIRLGAQNKEVIAYTIAKFQSLKQVSEIVIAAHGSFIKRVRKIIDQNKFTKVKNVVPGGKTRQQSVFNVLKAMDCHKNDVILVHDAVRPFITRRKISEIMREMKHHNAVIPGLKINDTLKRVSKNDYIIGTMSRDNTWRVQTPQAFKYGLLMKAYNIANRDKFNGTDEASLIEHANYKVRIIEGERTNIKITTKEDLKVIDYNKLLK; encoded by the coding sequence ATGCAATATAAAGTGATCATTCCGGCATCCGGTATGGGTAGCAGGTTCGGGGGAAAGACCCCGAAGCAGTTCATACGTCTGGGCGCTCAAAATAAGGAAGTGATCGCTTACACCATCGCTAAATTCCAATCCTTGAAGCAGGTGAGCGAGATTGTCATCGCGGCTCACGGGAGCTTCATCAAACGCGTAAGGAAGATCATTGATCAGAATAAATTTACCAAAGTAAAGAATGTAGTACCGGGCGGGAAGACACGCCAGCAGTCCGTTTTCAATGTATTGAAAGCGATGGACTGCCACAAGAACGACGTGATACTTGTCCACGATGCCGTGCGCCCCTTCATCACGCGGAGGAAGATATCCGAGATAATGCGCGAGATGAAACACCACAACGCTGTCATTCCCGGATTGAAGATAAATGACACGTTGAAAAGGGTAAGCAAGAATGATTATATAATAGGGACAATGTCGAGGGATAACACATGGCGTGTGCAGACACCGCAGGCATTCAAATACGGTCTGCTGATGAAGGCATATAACATAGCCAACAGGGATAAGTTCAACGGGACGGACGAAGCGTCGCTCATCGAGCACGCGAACTACAAAGTGAGAATTATCGAGGGCGAGCGCACGAACATTAAGATAACAACAAAGGAAGACCTGAAGGTCATCGACTATAATAAATTATTAAAGTAA
- a CDS encoding (d)CMP kinase — translation MRNFVVAIDGPSGTGKSTSARILADKLKALYIDSGAMYRAVTYLVVKNNFDPKNNIKEIINLSRGADIKLDPEEVLLNDQNVTKEIRSLDVTNKVSAVSKIKEVREILVEKQRDYAKDNSVVMDGRDIGTVVFPNADIKFFLVCDLKTRAARRQQDFRDMGMRIPLEKIVLELKKRDSIDTNRKESPLKKAKDAIEIDTTNMIIEEQVDCMYKQIICKLDKY, via the coding sequence ATGAGGAATTTTGTAGTAGCTATTGATGGACCCTCGGGAACCGGCAAAAGTACTTCAGCAAGAATACTGGCAGATAAGTTAAAAGCTCTTTACATAGATAGTGGTGCGATGTACAGGGCGGTCACGTACCTGGTAGTAAAAAATAATTTCGACCCCAAGAATAACATAAAAGAGATCATAAATCTCAGCAGGGGCGCGGATATAAAGCTGGATCCGGAGGAAGTTCTATTAAATGATCAGAACGTAACCAAAGAGATACGTTCACTCGATGTAACAAACAAGGTCAGCGCGGTAAGCAAGATCAAAGAAGTTCGCGAGATACTGGTCGAGAAACAAAGGGATTACGCAAAGGATAACAGCGTTGTGATGGACGGAAGAGACATCGGAACGGTTGTTTTTCCGAACGCGGACATAAAATTCTTTCTCGTCTGCGATCTGAAAACGCGCGCTGCAAGACGTCAGCAGGATTTCAGGGACATGGGTATGAGGATCCCGCTCGAGAAGATAGTGCTCGAGCTTAAAAAGAGGGACAGCATCGATACCAATAGAAAAGAAAGTCCTTTGAAAAAGGCTAAAGACGCCATCGAGATAGACACAACCAATATGATAATCGAAGAGCAGGTCGACTGCATGTATAAGCAGATAATCTGCAAACTGGATAAATACTAA
- the eno gene encoding phosphopyruvate hydratase: protein MPEITQIHSREILDSRGNPTLEVDVLLETGAFGRAAVPSGASTGEREAVELRDGDKSRYLGKGVLNAINNVNTTIAEKVIGMDSLDQVGIDNLMIEMDGTESKSKLGANAILGVSLAVAHASAQDTGQSLYRYIGGTNARTLPVPMMNIINGGKHADNNVDFQEFMIVPAGFDSFREALRCGAEVFHNLKDVLHGKGYNTAVGDEGGFAPNLKSNQEAVEVILEAITKAGYKPGENVFIALDVASSEMVTKDSGGKYEFYKSGIPAKTADEMIKMYEEMVNNYPIISIEDGMDENDWDGWKSITTALGEKVQLVGDDLFVTNSKILAEGVSKGVANSILIKVNQIGTLTETLNAIEYAKRNRYTCVISHRSGETEDTTIADIAVATNAGQIKTGSLSRTDRIAKFNQLLRIEEKLGADAVYPGKKAFYSIKQ from the coding sequence ATGCCCGAAATTACCCAGATTCATTCACGAGAGATACTTGACTCCCGGGGAAACCCCACTTTAGAAGTAGATGTATTGCTGGAAACAGGAGCGTTTGGACGCGCTGCAGTTCCATCCGGTGCATCCACCGGTGAACGAGAAGCGGTAGAGCTACGCGACGGCGATAAATCACGCTACCTCGGAAAAGGAGTCCTTAACGCAATCAATAATGTAAATACCACCATCGCCGAAAAAGTCATCGGCATGGATTCACTCGACCAGGTCGGAATAGATAACCTCATGATCGAGATGGACGGAACGGAATCCAAATCAAAGCTCGGCGCGAATGCCATACTCGGTGTTTCGCTCGCGGTAGCACACGCGTCCGCGCAGGACACGGGACAGTCATTGTACCGTTACATCGGCGGAACCAACGCGAGGACGCTCCCCGTACCGATGATGAACATCATCAACGGCGGAAAGCACGCCGACAATAACGTCGACTTCCAGGAATTTATGATAGTGCCGGCGGGATTCGATTCATTCCGCGAAGCGTTACGCTGTGGTGCGGAAGTTTTCCATAATCTAAAGGACGTTCTCCACGGAAAGGGCTACAACACTGCTGTCGGCGACGAAGGCGGGTTCGCTCCGAACCTTAAATCGAATCAGGAAGCGGTAGAAGTCATCCTCGAAGCCATCACGAAAGCCGGCTACAAGCCCGGCGAGAACGTTTTCATTGCGCTCGATGTGGCATCCAGCGAGATGGTTACGAAAGATTCCGGCGGTAAATACGAGTTTTACAAATCCGGCATCCCGGCTAAGACCGCAGACGAGATGATTAAGATGTACGAGGAAATGGTGAACAACTACCCGATAATAAGCATCGAAGACGGAATGGATGAGAATGACTGGGACGGCTGGAAAAGCATTACTACCGCGCTCGGCGAAAAAGTTCAGCTCGTGGGTGATGACCTCTTCGTAACGAATTCGAAGATCCTTGCCGAAGGTGTAAGCAAGGGCGTTGCCAATTCTATTCTAATTAAAGTGAACCAGATAGGCACGCTGACCGAAACTCTAAACGCTATCGAATACGCAAAGCGAAATCGCTATACATGCGTGATCAGCCACAGGAGCGGGGAGACGGAAGATACGACTATCGCCGACATTGCCGTCGCGACTAACGCCGGACAGATAAAGACCGGTTCGCTCAGCAGGACCGACAGAATAGCAAAATTCAACCAGCTGTTAAGAATAGAGGAAAAGCTCGGCGCCGATGCCGTTTATCCCGGCAAAAAGGCATTCTACAGCATTAAACAATAA
- a CDS encoding esterase, with amino-acid sequence MSKKGTIIYEKFDSEILKGNPLGDPSERTFPVYLPPSYEEGDTRYPVVFMLIGFTGYGLMLMNHSYMSENIEQRLDRLISEEMMKEMIVVMPDCITKYGGSQYINSTATGDYEDYIIKELVPYIDNKYRTTADAKSRAVIGKSSGGYGATVLAFRNPDVFSMMCSTAGDMYFEFCYMPEFPHFIPAIEKKYGKGDEGVANFIRDEINYRQPKPKSFHTLINTVGMASSYSPNPDGFETKGYNFDLPFDTVTGEMKWDVFAKWKEHDPVNMAEPLSDNLRKLKLIYLDAGKSDEFNLNIGARILCDRLGKLGISYVHEEFEGGHFSVQYRNDRSFEIISEYLEK; translated from the coding sequence ATGAGTAAAAAAGGAACAATAATTTACGAGAAATTCGACAGCGAAATATTAAAAGGCAACCCGCTCGGCGACCCTTCGGAGAGGACGTTCCCTGTGTACCTGCCTCCTTCATACGAGGAGGGCGATACGCGTTACCCGGTGGTCTTTATGCTGATAGGGTTCACGGGGTACGGGCTGATGCTGATGAACCATTCTTATATGAGCGAGAACATAGAGCAGAGGTTGGACCGCCTGATAAGCGAAGAGATGATGAAAGAAATGATCGTGGTAATGCCGGACTGCATTACGAAATACGGCGGCAGCCAGTATATTAACTCCACCGCGACTGGTGATTACGAAGATTACATCATAAAGGAACTTGTTCCCTACATTGACAATAAGTACAGGACAACGGCGGACGCGAAGAGCCGGGCAGTGATAGGGAAATCGAGCGGAGGCTACGGCGCGACGGTGCTTGCGTTCAGGAATCCGGATGTTTTTTCGATGATGTGTTCCACGGCAGGTGACATGTACTTTGAATTTTGCTATATGCCGGAGTTCCCTCACTTTATCCCCGCGATAGAAAAGAAATACGGAAAGGGAGATGAGGGCGTTGCGAACTTCATTCGTGACGAGATAAACTATAGACAGCCCAAGCCGAAGTCATTTCATACATTAATAAATACTGTCGGGATGGCAAGCTCGTACTCGCCGAACCCGGACGGTTTCGAAACAAAGGGGTATAATTTCGACCTGCCATTCGATACGGTGACGGGCGAGATGAAGTGGGATGTATTCGCTAAGTGGAAAGAACACGATCCGGTAAATATGGCTGAACCGCTATCGGATAACTTACGTAAACTCAAACTGATATACCTGGATGCTGGAAAGAGCGACGAGTTTAACCTGAACATAGGGGCGAGGATACTTTGCGACAGGCTGGGCAAGCTGGGGATTTCGTATGTTCACGAGGAATTCGAGGGCGGACACTTCAGCGTGCAGTACAGGAACGACAGGAGCTTCGAGATAATAAGCGAGTATTTGGAGAAGTAA
- a CDS encoding PAS domain-containing protein encodes MTASEFQIFNSMPFLFWVKDKDGTYLWGNKVINDLAGENVVGKKDDELVWKLSAEGLRKDDEIVWDTGNPIFKHEYVDHSGDGKATLNVCKFIGEYDGVRCVFGISFVIP; translated from the coding sequence ATGACAGCATCAGAATTTCAGATCTTCAACTCAATGCCGTTTTTATTTTGGGTAAAAGATAAAGACGGTACCTATCTCTGGGGTAACAAAGTAATAAATGATCTTGCAGGCGAAAACGTAGTCGGCAAAAAGGACGACGAGCTTGTCTGGAAATTAAGCGCCGAAGGCTTGAGAAAAGATGACGAAATTGTCTGGGATACCGGCAATCCCATTTTCAAACACGAATATGTCGATCATTCCGGCGACGGTAAAGCAACGCTGAATGTATGCAAGTTCATAGGCGAATATGACGGCGTGAGGTGTGTGTTCGGGATATCGTTTGTAATTCCATGA
- a CDS encoding phosphoribosylaminoimidazolesuccinocarboxamide synthase produces the protein MNKELIYEGKAKKLYTIEGKEGVLLQEFKDDATAFNAQKTGQIKDKGVLNNKITTIIYEYLGSGGIPTHFIEKISDNEMYVKRVDIIKVEVVCRNYAAGSLVKRYGMEEGKKLSSPIIEYYFKDDALGDPLFTPAHIREMGLADDSDLEKINELTYKINELLSRFFDERGILLVDFKLEFGKDADGNIILADEISPDTCRLWDKDTHKKLDKDRFRFDLGGVEDAYWEIYNRISK, from the coding sequence ATGAATAAAGAACTAATTTACGAGGGAAAAGCCAAGAAGCTTTACACTATCGAGGGTAAAGAGGGTGTTTTACTGCAGGAATTCAAGGATGACGCGACGGCATTCAACGCTCAGAAAACGGGACAGATAAAGGATAAGGGTGTTCTGAATAATAAAATCACCACTATTATATATGAATATCTCGGCAGTGGCGGTATCCCGACGCACTTCATAGAAAAGATATCGGATAACGAGATGTACGTGAAAAGGGTGGACATAATAAAAGTAGAGGTCGTGTGCAGGAACTATGCGGCGGGAAGCCTGGTAAAAAGATACGGAATGGAGGAGGGCAAAAAGCTCAGCTCCCCCATCATTGAGTATTATTTTAAAGATGACGCGCTCGGCGATCCGCTATTTACACCCGCTCACATCAGGGAGATGGGGCTCGCGGACGACAGCGACCTGGAAAAGATAAACGAGCTGACATACAAAATAAACGAGCTTTTGAGCAGGTTTTTCGATGAGAGAGGAATTTTATTGGTGGATTTTAAATTGGAATTTGGAAAGGATGCTGACGGGAATATAATCCTCGCCGACGAAATATCGCCGGATACGTGCCGTCTGTGGGACAAAGATACACACAAAAAGCTCGATAAGGACAGGTTCCGTTTCGACCTGGGCGGAGTCGAGGACGCGTATTGGGAAATTTATAACAGGATAAGTAAGTAA
- a CDS encoding N(4)-(beta-N-acetylglucosaminyl)-L-asparaginase, protein MEPFVISTWKHGVASNEAAYKVLKEGGNSLDAVEQGVRVAEDDPGVLSVGYGGLPDNKGIVTLDAAIMDWKARIGSVLFVENIKNPITLARLVLENTEHTMLAGDGAYEFALANGFIPENLMTENSIRKYHEWKSEKRNKAEEVHTDDFKLIPDPKHQNINEDGHHDTIGMVAIDSEGQISASCTTSGMAWKMHGRVGDSPIIGAGLYVDGDVGGAAATGRGEECMRACGSFLIVEMMREGKSPMEACRIACERVYRLNLLSSKNRDHIYQVGFIAINKDGEYGAYSVREGFQYALYKDDKNGLYDSQFLLNEQFEITDL, encoded by the coding sequence GTGGAACCGTTTGTTATATCGACGTGGAAACACGGAGTAGCTTCTAACGAGGCGGCATACAAGGTATTAAAAGAGGGTGGAAACTCTCTGGATGCCGTCGAACAGGGAGTGAGGGTTGCTGAGGATGACCCGGGCGTATTGAGTGTTGGATACGGCGGACTGCCGGACAATAAGGGAATAGTTACGCTGGATGCGGCAATTATGGACTGGAAAGCGCGGATAGGATCGGTGCTCTTCGTGGAGAACATAAAAAATCCCATCACGCTCGCGCGTCTCGTCCTGGAAAATACCGAACACACAATGTTAGCCGGGGACGGGGCGTACGAGTTCGCACTCGCGAACGGATTTATACCGGAGAACCTGATGACGGAGAATTCCATAAGGAAATACCACGAATGGAAATCCGAAAAGCGAAACAAGGCGGAAGAAGTTCACACAGACGATTTTAAACTAATACCCGACCCGAAACATCAGAATATAAATGAGGATGGGCATCATGATACGATAGGGATGGTTGCGATAGACAGCGAAGGACAGATTTCGGCGTCATGTACGACCAGCGGTATGGCGTGGAAGATGCACGGACGCGTGGGCGACTCGCCGATAATAGGAGCAGGGCTTTACGTGGACGGTGATGTGGGCGGAGCTGCGGCGACGGGGCGCGGCGAGGAGTGTATGAGGGCGTGCGGGAGTTTTTTGATCGTGGAGATGATGCGTGAAGGAAAGAGTCCGATGGAAGCATGCAGGATAGCATGCGAGAGGGTTTACAGATTGAATTTACTTTCATCGAAGAACAGGGACCACATTTACCAGGTGGGATTTATCGCGATAAATAAGGACGGCGAGTACGGTGCATACAGCGTGAGAGAGGGTTTCCAATACGCACTCTATAAGGATGACAAAAACGGGCTGTACGATTCCCAGTTCCTGTTAAACGAACAATTCGAAATAACAGACCTCTAA